Proteins encoded together in one Quercus lobata isolate SW786 chromosome 3, ValleyOak3.0 Primary Assembly, whole genome shotgun sequence window:
- the LOC115981843 gene encoding pentatricopeptide repeat-containing protein At1g12775, mitochondrial-like: LRTSHSSFRSYYYSTLTAASIASARKNPNHNHNLNQNQLLKSVRDECQSRSFRNVDDALDMFDKMLQMRPLPYLVDFNRILGAITRMKHYPLVISLIKRIESFGISPDVYTLTILINCFCHLYRLDFGFSVLATILKLGYHPNSVTLNTLVKGLCLQGHIAGALRLVEDMEKNGYEPNAITCGTMLNALCKIGQTSMAIRLLRKMEEGNFELDLPAYNTIIDSLCKDRLVIEALNLLSEMMSKGIQPNLVTYNSLIQGLCNFGRWREAATLLNEMTRRKIMPNVYTFNILVDTYCKEGMLIEAKKVFGMMIQRGIMPNTITYNSLIDGYCLQSKMDDAIKTFNTMDERGCSPDVFSYNILINGFCKNKRIDEARSLFDEMSNKRVAPDVVTYNTLIGGFYRVERPQVALDLFHKMQACGQLLDPQTYAILLNGLCKNGQVVEAMKEFDGMEDKMLGNNIVIYSILIDGLCNVRNLTVARELFYSLPAKGLQPNVRTYNIMLKGLCKEGLLEEASEIFEKMDGSGCSPDDRTYNTIIQGLLQHNGTSKAMKYLEIMDDKGFSANATTASMLVDLLSANPADKALQELLIKTLPVNL; encoded by the coding sequence CTTCGCACTTCCCACTCTTCTTTTcgttcttattattattctactCTTACTGCTGCTAGTATTGCTAGTGCTAGGAAAAACCCGAATCACAATCACAATCTGAACCAAAATCAATTATTGAAATCTGTTAGAGATGAGTGCCAATCTAGAAGCTTTAGGAATGTTGATGATGCCTTAGacatgtttgataaaatgcttcaAATGCGCCCTTTGCCTTACCTTGTTGACTTTAATCGCATTTTGGGTGCCATTACAAGAATGAAGCATTACCCATTAGTCATTTCTCTAATTAAACGAATTGAATCATTTGGTATCTCTCCTGATGTTTATACTCTTACTATTTTGATTAACTGCTTCTGCCATTTGTACCGTCTAGATTTTGGGTTTTCTGTCTTGGCCacaattttgaaacttggttaTCACCCAAACTCTGTTACTCTAAACACCCTTGTCAAGGGGCTCTGTCTTCAAGGTCACATTGCTGGCGCTCTGAGGTTGGTAGAAGACATGGAGAAGAATGGATATGAGCCTAATGCAATTACTTGTGGAACAATGCTGAATGCTCTGTGTAAGATTGGACAGACTAGTATGGCTATTAGGTTGCTTAGGAAGATGGAAGAAGGGAATTTTGAGCTTGATCTGCCAGCGTATAACACAATCATTGATAGTTTATGTAAGGATAGATTGGTAATTGAGGCTTTGAACCTTTTATCTGAAATGATGAGTAAAGGCATTCAGCCGAACCTTGTCACTTACAACTCCTTGATTCAAGGCCTATGCAATTTTGGCCGGTGGAGAGAGGCTGCTACTTTGTTGAATGAGATGACGCGAAGGAAGATCATGCCAAATGTGTATACCTTCAATATATTGGTGGACACATATTGCAAAGAGGGGATGTTGATAGAGGCGAAAAAAGTTTTTGGTATGATGATTCAAAGAGGAATCATGCCTAACACAATCACTTACAATTCTCTAATTGATGGTTACTGTTTGCAAAGCAAAATGGATGATGCAATCAAAACATTTAATACGATGGATGAGAGGGGTTGTTCACCTGATGTGTTTAGCTATAACATATTAATCAATggattttgcaaaaataaaagaattgatgAAGCAAGGAGTCTCTTTGATGAAATGTCCAACAAGAGAGTGGCTCCTGATGTTGTGACTTATAACACTCTTATAGGTGGGTTTTATCGAGTGGAGAGACCCCAAGTTGCACTAGACCTATTTCATAAGATGCAGGCATGTGGCCAACTTCTAGATCCCCAAACCTATGCTATCTTGTTGAATGGCTTGTGTAAGAATGGACAAGTTGTTGAGGCTATGAAAGAGTTTGATGGGATGGAAGACAAAATGTTGGGCAACAATATTGTGATTTACAGCATTTTGATTGACGGTTTGTGTAATGTCAGGAATCTTACAGTTGCAAGAGAACTCTTTTATAGTCTACCTGCGAAAGGATTGCAACCCAATGTTCGAACTTACAACATAATGCTGAAAGGGCTTTGCAAAGAGGGACTGCTAGAAGAAGCAAGTGAGatatttgagaaaatggatgggAGCGGTTGTTCACCTGACGATCGCACATATAACACAATAATACAAGGGTTACTGCAACATAATGGGACATCAAAGGCAATGAAATATCTTGAAATAATGGATGACAAGGGTTTTTCAGCAAATGCAACCACTGCATCCATGTTGGTTGACTTGCTATCTGCAAATCCAGCAGATAAAGCACTTCAAGAATTACTTATTAAGACTTTGCCAGTCAATCTATAA